The Agarilytica rhodophyticola genome has a window encoding:
- a CDS encoding RHS repeat domain-containing protein — MNRIRTNNSLHLVLFTLLLWITTVTATATEVETLTFFHHDASGSVVAATNDAGEEIWRKNYRPYSEQQAGSNTSEQVSYTGHTHDNALGLTYMKNRYYDPHAGRFMGIDPVQVEDSVESNPQMFNRYAYGNNNPYRYVDPDGGNPKLILDFALNVGFNYMTTGSLGFSTALLNTAKDAVNPLATLNKIHKLGKLAVAVQKVNKKIAAAKPAGKVQKGGKPTLPDSAWHKNSPHQVTPGTKPTTHQKYNPKTKQLETSKVEYDQYGRQVKRTDYTNHGYGNTDKQKEYHSNPHIHTYEYGPGYGPKGKETRINQ; from the coding sequence ATGAACAGAATACGTACCAACAACAGCCTACACCTTGTGTTATTCACACTGCTACTGTGGATCACCACCGTTACCGCCACCGCTACTGAGGTAGAAACCCTCACCTTTTTTCACCACGACGCTTCCGGCTCCGTCGTCGCCGCCACCAACGACGCCGGCGAAGAAATCTGGCGCAAAAACTACCGCCCCTACAGCGAACAACAAGCGGGCAGCAACACCAGCGAACAAGTGTCCTACACCGGCCACACCCACGACAACGCCCTGGGTCTTACCTACATGAAAAACCGCTACTACGACCCACATGCAGGCCGTTTTATGGGGATAGATCCGGTACAGGTGGAAGACAGTGTGGAAAGTAATCCGCAAATGTTTAACCGCTATGCCTATGGCAATAATAATCCGTATCGCTATGTTGATCCCGATGGGGGCAACCCAAAACTTATTCTAGATTTTGCGCTAAACGTCGGATTCAATTATATGACAACAGGAAGTCTTGGTTTTTCTACAGCACTACTCAATACCGCTAAAGATGCTGTTAATCCCTTGGCAACACTTAATAAAATACATAAACTAGGCAAGCTGGCAGTAGCGGTTCAAAAGGTTAATAAAAAAATTGCGGCGGCGAAACCGGCGGGGAAGGTGCAAAAGGGAGGAAAGCCCACTTTACCCGATAGTGCGTGGCATAAAAATTCACCTCATCAAGTAACACCTGGTACAAAACCTACAACACATCAAAAGTACAACCCTAAAACGAAGCAGTTAGAAACATCAAAGGTTGAATATGATCAATATGGTAGACAAGTAAAGCGGACTGATTACACTAATCACGGCTATGGTAATACTGATAAGCAAAAAGAGTATCACTCTAACCCTCATATACATACTTACGAGTATGGCCCTGGTTACGGTCCAAAAGGTAAAGAAACGAGGATAAATCAATGA